A single genomic interval of Salinarchaeum sp. IM2453 harbors:
- a CDS encoding 4a-hydroxytetrahydrobiopterin dehydratase, with protein sequence MSDLADKEPQDGVLSPTERRAYLQRLDESVWEVVDGHHLEGSFDFSDFNEALAFTNEVGELADEYWHHPDIHLSWGNVSITLYSHDVDGLQELDFVLAANIEQRYHSMLDD encoded by the coding sequence ATGTCAGACTTAGCTGATAAAGAACCTCAAGACGGTGTTTTGAGCCCAACTGAACGACGCGCTTACCTCCAAAGACTTGATGAGTCTGTTTGGGAAGTTGTCGATGGACATCACTTAGAAGGCTCATTTGATTTTTCAGATTTTAACGAGGCACTCGCATTTACAAACGAAGTAGGAGAATTAGCCGATGAATACTGGCACCACCCAGATATTCATCTCTCATGGGGGAACGTTTCAATTACATTGTACTCGCATGACGTAGATGGACTGCAAGAGCTTGATTTTGTTCTTGCTGCCAACATTGAACAACGGTATCATTCAATGCTTGATGATTAG
- a CDS encoding TetR/AcrR family transcriptional regulator, whose translation MGKSASEEATTEEIMGATFRALANNGYPTTTIADIAEEFDKSKSLLYYHYENKEKLLEDFLRHILSQIENDIAEIDAENPIDRLQAVLDQILPRNPAEEELQSRRVILEIRSQAPYHEAYQEQFDRSDKIWLSALTAAIEDGVEQSIFTDVNPRKTAELIYATAYGIIMRSVSFSEVSMMEEGRNMLDAYIMTHLTLESSPVSESAPT comes from the coding sequence ATGGGTAAATCAGCTTCTGAAGAGGCCACCACAGAGGAGATTATGGGGGCAACCTTCCGTGCCCTCGCAAATAACGGCTATCCCACGACAACAATTGCTGATATTGCTGAAGAGTTTGATAAGAGCAAGTCACTGCTATACTATCATTATGAGAACAAAGAAAAATTATTAGAAGACTTTTTGCGACATATTCTCAGCCAAATTGAGAATGACATCGCAGAGATTGATGCAGAAAACCCAATAGACCGGCTACAGGCAGTGCTTGACCAAATTCTTCCAAGGAATCCAGCCGAGGAAGAACTCCAATCACGGCGAGTAATTCTAGAAATTCGTTCTCAAGCACCCTACCACGAAGCCTATCAGGAACAATTTGACCGGTCGGACAAAATTTGGCTTTCGGCGTTAACAGCAGCAATTGAAGATGGAGTCGAGCAAAGCATATTCACTGATGTCAATCCGCGTAAGACTGCTGAACTAATATACGCAACCGCGTATGGGATTATTATGCGTAGTGTATCTTTTTCTGAGGTATCTATGATGGAAGAAGGTCGAAATATGCTTGACGCCTATATTATGACTCACCTCACTCTGGAATCTTCTCCGGTGTCTGAATCAGCTCCAACCTAA
- a CDS encoding RNA-guided endonuclease TnpB family protein translates to MLETTRTYVARITNHEQVHDDLDACGFAASKLWNVGRYYIQGRWDDDGEIPDEKELKSELKNHERYSDLHSQSSQRVLEELAEAFNGWYNSDDGNDPPGYRKRGDRHPRSTVTWKQKGIKHDAKHSQLRLSKGWNLKDGRSDFILAEYETRPDVEVENIQQVRAVWNGDKWELHIVCKKEIPVEDAPGENTAGIDLGISNYLAIDYEDGPSELYPGNVLKEDKHYFTREEYQTEGKNGPSKRARTARQKLSRRKDHFLHTLSKHIVERCVEEGVEEIAVGDLSDIREDENGDSREWGQSGNKKLHGWEFDRFARLLEYKAEEHGILVDRVDEENTSMTCSCCGQIRDSNRVERGLYVCESCETTMNADVNGAVNIRRKITQSPPTGDMSNGWLAQPGVFLFDRESGRFTPREQGVCKP, encoded by the coding sequence ATGCTGGAGACGACCCGCACCTACGTCGCACGCATCACGAACCACGAACAGGTTCATGACGATCTTGATGCCTGCGGGTTTGCAGCATCGAAACTGTGGAACGTTGGCCGCTACTACATCCAAGGCCGGTGGGACGACGACGGCGAGATTCCCGACGAGAAAGAATTGAAATCGGAGTTGAAAAACCACGAACGCTATAGTGACCTGCATTCTCAGTCAAGTCAGCGAGTTCTTGAAGAGCTTGCTGAGGCGTTTAACGGCTGGTACAACTCCGACGACGGCAATGACCCACCGGGATACCGGAAACGTGGCGACCGACACCCGCGCTCCACCGTGACGTGGAAACAGAAAGGCATCAAACACGACGCCAAACACAGTCAACTCCGCCTCTCGAAAGGTTGGAATCTGAAAGACGGGCGGTCAGACTTCATCCTCGCAGAGTACGAAACCCGGCCCGACGTAGAAGTCGAGAACATCCAACAGGTGCGTGCCGTCTGGAACGGCGACAAGTGGGAACTTCACATCGTTTGTAAGAAAGAGATTCCCGTTGAGGACGCACCCGGCGAGAATACAGCGGGTATCGACCTCGGTATCAGCAACTACCTCGCCATCGACTACGAAGACGGCCCTTCTGAGTTGTATCCGGGGAACGTGTTGAAAGAGGACAAGCACTACTTCACCCGCGAGGAGTACCAGACCGAAGGCAAGAACGGGCCGTCCAAGCGAGCGCGGACGGCTCGGCAGAAACTCTCCCGACGCAAAGACCATTTCCTCCACACGCTCTCGAAACACATCGTTGAACGATGTGTCGAAGAAGGTGTAGAGGAGATAGCAGTTGGCGACCTCAGCGACATCCGCGAGGATGAGAACGGTGACTCGCGGGAGTGGGGCCAGTCGGGGAACAAGAAACTCCACGGATGGGAGTTCGACCGATTCGCCCGTCTCCTTGAATACAAGGCCGAGGAACACGGCATCCTCGTTGACCGGGTAGACGAGGAGAACACCTCAATGACGTGTTCGTGTTGCGGGCAGATTCGGGACAGCAATCGCGTGGAGCGCGGGCTGTACGTCTGTGAGTCGTGTGAGACGACGATGAACGCAGACGTGAATGGCGCGGTGAACATCCGTAGAAAGATAACTCAGAGTCCCCCAACAGGGGATATGAGTAACGGCTGGTTGGCACAGCCCGGAGTCTTCCTGTTCGACCGCGAGAGCGGACGGTTCACACCGAGAGAACAGGGAGTCTGCAAACCCTAA
- a CDS encoding CPBP family intramembrane glutamic endopeptidase → MQHSEASSQKNTKSPLRTALVGFGLAILGILVAEIMIAPAAVVDPSLADGIGEATMTGQSLALILNFVGMALAGIAYLIFTDRGLSWIDLRQPTRSDWRYVVLGSLASLGLLVLFQVIVWLGVPAADSQVIDIVGDSQTMILIMIVIVFLFNAPAEEFLFRNVIQKRLYEGFSRRDAILVTSAIFAIIHIPMYVMYADTVLATMTSIILMFAGSVIFGYVYAQTENLFVPTLAHAVYNAVQFALLYLAIELGIEEVQPGFVLTSIGL, encoded by the coding sequence ATGCAGCATTCAGAGGCGAGTTCACAAAAGAATACTAAAAGCCCTCTTCGAACGGCACTTGTTGGGTTTGGGTTAGCGATTCTTGGCATCCTCGTTGCAGAGATTATGATAGCTCCTGCAGCAGTGGTTGACCCAAGTCTTGCCGATGGAATTGGGGAAGCGACAATGACAGGTCAGAGTCTCGCGTTAATCTTGAATTTTGTTGGAATGGCACTGGCCGGAATAGCATACCTCATATTCACCGACCGCGGGCTATCTTGGATCGATCTTCGCCAGCCGACCCGTTCGGACTGGCGATATGTGGTTCTCGGTAGTCTAGCAAGTCTCGGACTTCTAGTTTTATTTCAGGTTATTGTCTGGCTTGGGGTGCCAGCTGCAGACAGTCAGGTAATCGATATTGTCGGAGATAGTCAGACAATGATCTTGATTATGATCGTTATTGTATTCTTATTTAACGCGCCAGCGGAGGAGTTTCTGTTTCGGAATGTGATCCAGAAACGCCTATACGAAGGGTTTTCGCGGAGAGATGCAATCCTTGTCACAAGCGCTATTTTTGCGATAATTCATATTCCGATGTATGTCATGTATGCGGACACCGTCTTGGCAACGATGACCTCAATTATCCTTATGTTTGCTGGATCAGTTATTTTTGGGTATGTATACGCACAAACAGAGAATCTGTTTGTCCCAACTCTTGCGCATGCAGTATATAACGCGGTACAATTTGCACTTCTTTATTTAGCAATTGAACTTGGTATTGAAGAAGTTCAACCTGGATTTGTTCTTACCAGTATTGGATTATAG